The Dermacentor albipictus isolate Rhodes 1998 colony chromosome 2, USDA_Dalb.pri_finalv2, whole genome shotgun sequence genome has a segment encoding these proteins:
- the LOC135903234 gene encoding uncharacterized protein encodes MERLQAPEPLRLAGNVSASWKRFKQKFELFLQATEVKDQPKSEASKAALLLSIAGDEALDVFNNFKFEPNESKDDYKTLMQKFDAYCSEVTNEVHERYLFRTRTQAEGEPFEKFLRDLKKQASQCNFGASHDSLESGDDFWQGLLAYRSAPLEDGRSPGELLQGRRLRANLPDFHEVPCTEVKKHCQHAQGKPLPKLSRGDVVRLRGTRTWSRKARVRGTQAPRSYQLVTEDGQVLRRNRKHLIRTDEPYDETSSEDGDDTTETSTPVDNPQVPAMHSSAGSTSQASESALLRPSKHRRKANTGFGADPSSEKIVPEH; translated from the exons ATGGAACGGCTGCAGGCACCGGAGCCCCTGCGTCTGGCGGGGAACGTCTCGGCATCGTGGAAGCGTTTCAAGCAAAAATTTGAGCTCTTCCTGCAAGCAACGGAAGTGAAGGACCAGCCGAAAAGTGAGGCTTCGAAAGCTGCACTTCTGCTGAGCATCGCGGGTGACGAGGCGCTCGATGTATTCAACAATTTCAAGTTCGAACCGAACGAGAGCAAGGATGACTACAAGACCTTAATGCAAAAGTTCGACGCCTACTGCTCAGAGGTGACCAACGAAGTGCATGAAAGGTACCTGTTTCGCACGAGGACCCAAGCGGAAGGAGAACCGTTCGAAAAATTTTTACGTGACTTAAAGAAACAAGCCTCGCAGTGCAACTTTGGAGCATCGCATGACTCACTG GAGTCCGGGGACGACTTCTGGCAAGGACTACTGGCTTATCGCTCAGCTCCACTTGAGGACGGGCGATCTCCTGGTGAACTGTTGCAAGGGAGGCGCCTTCGAGCCAATCTTCCCGACTTCCATGAAGTACCCTGCACAGAGGTGAAAAAGCACTGCCAGCACGCACAAGGCAAACCATTGCCGAAGCTTTCTCGAGGGGACGTAGTACGGCTGCGAGGAACGAGAACGTGGTCCCGGAAAGCGAGGGTAAGAGGCACGCAAGCTCCAAGGTCCTACCAGCTGGTAACCGAAGATGGGCAAGTTCTGCGGCGCAACCGCAAACACCTCATACGAACGGATGAGCCGTATGATGAAACAAGCAGCGAAGACGGGGACGACACAACCGAAACGAGCACGCCTGTCGACAACCCTCAGGTACCTGCAATGCATTCTTCGGCCGGATCAACATCGCAGGCTTCGGAATCCGCACTGTTGCGCCCCAGCAAACACAGAAGGAAGGCCAACACCGGATTCGGTGCTGACCCCAGCTCCGAGAAGATCGTCCCGGAACACTAG